The following proteins are encoded in a genomic region of Sphingobacteriaceae bacterium:
- a CDS encoding aspartate aminotransferase family protein, with product MDELPPAQERINEIRRRRREHIFPGVTTYYDQSLVVDRAEGMYVYGMDGRQYLDFFAGILTVQVGHCDPEITQAVVDQLHKVWHTSTVFDTEPMGLVAEKLAQLAPGDLTHTFFCNSGTEANETAVMLAQLFTRNPEILAFRHSYHGRSAVALSLTGQAAWRKGANLPGVRHIPSPYCYRCPYGQEPESCNLQCVKEIEEIIQTTTSGEIAGFIAEPILGLGGLITPPDDYFKEAVPIIRRYGGLFIADEVQTGFGRTGTYMFGIQHWGVEPDIMTFAKGIANGLPVGATLARADVAAALKPPTISTFGGNPVSMAGAWATIQVLENRGLVDNARVQGERLRQGLLALQEEFPVMGDVRGKGLMLGVELVKDPETKEPAPDLAVAVMQAAKDEGLLIGRGGLYNNVLRITPPLSVSAGQIDDALAMLKKAMTAALAAVGGD from the coding sequence ATGGACGAACTGCCTCCGGCCCAGGAGCGCATCAACGAAATCCGCCGCCGGCGGCGGGAGCACATCTTTCCCGGTGTGACCACCTACTACGACCAGTCCCTGGTGGTGGACCGGGCTGAAGGCATGTACGTATACGGCATGGATGGCCGGCAGTACTTGGACTTCTTCGCCGGCATCCTGACGGTGCAGGTAGGCCACTGCGACCCGGAAATCACCCAGGCGGTAGTGGATCAGCTTCACAAGGTCTGGCATACGTCCACGGTGTTCGACACCGAGCCCATGGGCCTGGTGGCTGAAAAGCTGGCCCAGCTTGCCCCGGGCGACCTGACCCATACATTCTTCTGCAACAGCGGCACCGAGGCCAACGAGACCGCCGTCATGCTGGCCCAGCTTTTCACCCGCAATCCCGAAATTCTTGCCTTTCGCCACAGCTACCACGGCCGCTCCGCCGTAGCCTTGTCCCTGACGGGCCAGGCGGCCTGGCGCAAGGGGGCCAACCTGCCGGGGGTGCGGCACATCCCCAGCCCCTACTGCTACCGCTGCCCCTACGGCCAGGAGCCCGAATCCTGCAACCTCCAGTGCGTCAAGGAAATTGAGGAGATCATCCAGACGACCACCAGCGGGGAGATCGCCGGCTTCATCGCCGAGCCCATCCTGGGCTTGGGGGGCCTCATCACGCCCCCCGACGACTACTTCAAGGAAGCGGTGCCCATCATCCGCCGCTACGGGGGCCTGTTCATCGCCGATGAGGTCCAGACGGGCTTCGGCCGCACCGGCACCTACATGTTCGGCATCCAGCACTGGGGCGTGGAGCCCGACATCATGACCTTCGCCAAGGGCATAGCCAACGGCCTGCCCGTGGGGGCCACCCTGGCCCGGGCCGACGTGGCCGCTGCCCTGAAGCCGCCCACCATCTCCACCTTCGGCGGCAACCCCGTCAGCATGGCCGGCGCCTGGGCCACCATTCAGGTGCTGGAGAACCGGGGGTTGGTGGACAACGCCCGGGTGCAGGGGGAGCGCCTGCGGCAGGGGCTTCTGGCCCTGCAGGAGGAGTTCCCCGTCATGGGGGATGTCCGGGGCAAGGGGCTCATGCTGGGCGTGGAGCTGGTCAAGGACCCCGAGACGAAAGAGCCGGCGCCGGACCTGGCGGTGGCGGTGATGCAGGCGGCCAAGGACGAAGGCCTCCTCATCGGCCGCGGCGGTCTTTACAACAACGTGCTGCGGATCACGCCGCCCCTGTCGGTGAGCGCCGGCCAGATCGACGACGCCCTGGCCATGCTGAAGAAGGCCATGACGGCCGCCTTGGCCGCCGTGGGCGGCGATTAA